A single Gadus macrocephalus chromosome 22, ASM3116895v1 DNA region contains:
- the zdhhc3b gene encoding LOW QUALITY PROTEIN: palmitoyltransferase ZDHHC3 (The sequence of the model RefSeq protein was modified relative to this genomic sequence to represent the inferred CDS: inserted 1 base in 1 codon; deleted 3 bases in 3 codons), with product MTGVDGDSTQQHVARGRKDFCFLSALLVLSVIWPPTLSLATAIRTPPPPPPPPHRTRDIDYRAGYLRPEHCAPPPPRAGSGGMWFIRDGCGITCGVITWTLVLYAQFVVAFVMLLPARNLLYSLVNGALFNGLAVLALASHARAMCTDPGAVPKGNATKEFIESLQLKPGQVVYKCPXCCSIKPDRAHHCSVCKRCIKKMDHHCPWVNNCVGENNQKYFVLFTMYIALISLHALLLVAFHFLLCYESDWTKCSNFSPPATVIFLILLCFEGLLFLLFTSVMFGTQVHSICSDETGIEQLKKEERRWAKRSRWMSLKVVFGHPFSISWLSPFATPDHGKADAYQYIV from the exons ATGACTGGTGTGGACGGGGACTCGACCCAACAACACGTCGCTCGAGGAAGGAAGGACTTTTGTTTCCTGTCTGCCCTCTTGGTTTTGTCAGTGATCTGGCCCCCCACACTGTCCTTGGCAACTGCTATCAG aactcctccgcctcctcctcctcctccccaccgcaCGCGGGACATCGACTACCGCGCGGGCTACCTCCGCCCGGAGCACTgtgccccgcccccgccccgggCCGGCTCC GGCGGGATGTGGTTCATCCGGGACGGCTGCGGCATCACCTGCGGCGTGATCACCTGGACGCTGGTGCTGTACGCCCAGTTCGTGGTGGCCTTCGTCATGCTGCTGCCCGCCCGGAACCTCCTCTACAGCCTGGTGAACGGCGCCCTCTTCAACGGCCTGGCCGTGCTGGCGCTGGCCTCGCACGCGCGCGCCATGTGCACCGACCCG ggggcGGTGCCTAAGGGGAATGCCACCAAGGAGTTCATAGAGAGCCTGCAGCTGAAGCCGGGCCAGGTGGTCTACAAGTGCC AGTGCTGCAGCATCAAGCCCGACCGCGCCCACCACTGCAG TGTGTGCAAGCGCTGCATTAAGAAGATGGACCACCACTGCCCCTGGGTCAACAACTGTGTCGGCGAGAACAACCAGAAGTACTTTGTGCTCTTCACA ATGTACATCGCCCTCATCTCGCTCCACGCCCTCCTCCTGGTGGCGTTCCACTTCCTCCTGTGCTACGAGTCCGACTGGACAA AATGCAGTAACTTCTCG CCCCCGGCGACggtcatcttcctcatcctt CTCTGCTTCGaaggcctcctcttcctcctcttcacctcGGTCATGTTCGGCACGCAGGTGCACTCCATCTGCTCCGACGAGACG GGCATCGAGCAGCTGAAGAAGGAGGAAAGGCGCTGGGCCAAGCGGTCGCGCTGGATGAGCCTGAAGGTGGTGTTCGGTCaccccttctccatctcctggCTCAGCCCCTTCGCCACGCCCGACCACGGCAAGGCCGACGCCTACCAGTACATCGTCTAG
- the clec3bb gene encoding tetranectin, protein MVSRRALLLLGVLLLAGVSLQQKSPARKKPLKKDSGSDSALERLQKSVSEIIIELNVLKELQALQSVCLRGVKIGRKCFLFEPLLKRYHAASDDCNALGGVLGSPNTADENRQLADYIRENAGDDAKVWLGVNDMVTEGLWVDQTGASVAFKNWDVSNSRSPQPDGGAAHNCAVLSSAPGGRWSDENCRDDRRSVCQFNIV, encoded by the exons ATGGTGTCCAGACGGGCTCTCCTCCTGCTGGGCGTACTCCTGCTCGCGGGGGTCTCCCTACAGCAGAAGTCTCCAGCCAGGAAGAAACCTCTGAAGAAAG ACTCCGGTTCGGACTCAGCTCTGGAGCGTCTCCAGAAAAGTGTCAGTGAGATCATCATCGAGCTCAACGTGCTGAAGGAACTGCAGGCCCTGCAGTCAG TGTGTCTGAGAGGCGTGAAGATCGGCAGGAAGTGCTTCCTGTTCGAGCCGCTCCTGAAGCGCTACCACGCCGCCAGCGACGACTGCAACGCGCTGGGCGGCGTCCTGGGCTCCCCGAACACCGCCGACGAGAACCGCCAGCTCGCCGACTACATCCGCGAGAACGCCGGTGACGACGCCAAGGTCTGGCTGGGCGTCAACGACATGGTGACCGAGGGGCTCTGGGTGGACCAGACGGGCGCCAGCGTCGCGTTCAAGAACTGGGACGTCTCCAACTCCAGGTCCCCGCAGCCGGACGGCGGCGCGGCTCACAACTGCGCCGTGCTCTCCAGCGCCCCCGGTGGGCGGTGGTCCGACGAGAACTGCCGCGACGACCGGCGGTCCGTGTGCCAGTTCAACATCGTCTGA
- the exosc7 gene encoding exosome complex component RRP42 has protein sequence MATVQLSEAEKVYVLHGIRDDLRVDGRSCEDYRHMEIETDVVSNTDGSAKVTLGHTAVLVGIKAEMGKPRPAQPAEGYMEFFVDCSANATPEFEGRGGEELGMELTNTLYRVFNNKRSVDLASLCISPGEHCWLLYVDVLLLQCDGNLYDGISIAIKAALFNTKIPKVLISEGEDGGTEIELSDDPYDCVRLSVDNVPCIVTLCKVGPRHVVDATLQEKACSVASLIMAVTPAGTCTCMRKVGGGSLDPESIFEMTEAGKRVGRALHGPLKALLSQEEALGQKRQKVGFLA, from the exons ATGGCCACCGTTCAGCTGAGTGAGGCTGAGAAGGTGTACGTCCTGCATGGCATCAGG GATGACCTCCGGGTGGACGGCCGGAGCTGTGAGGACTACAGACACATGGAGATAGAGACGGACGTGGTGTCCAACACGGACGGCTCGGCCAAAGTCACATTG GGTCACACTGCGGTGCTGGTGGGGATCAAGGCGGAGATGGGGAAGCCCCGACCCGCGCAGCCGGCAGAGGGATACATGGAGTTCTTTGTTGATTG CTCGGCGAACGCCACCCCGGAGTTCGAAGGTcgcgggggggaggagctaggCATGGAGCTCACCAACACGCTGTACCGGGTGTTCAACAACAAGCGCAGCGTGGACCTGGCCAGCCTGTGCATCAGCCCGGGGGAGCACTGCTGGCTGCTCTACGTCGACGTGCTG CTCCTCCAGTGCGATGGAAACCTCTACGACGGCATCTCCATAGCGATAAAGGCTGCGCTGTTCAACACAAA GATCCCCAAAGTGCTGATCTcggagggggaggacggggggacggAGATCGAGCTGTCGGACGACCCGTACGACTGTGTGAGGCTCAGCGTGGACAACGTGCCCTGCATCGTCACGCTGTGCAAG gtgggccCCAGGCACGTGGTGGACGCCACGCTGCAGGAGAAGGCGTGCTCGGTGGCCAGCCTCATCATGGCGGTCACGCCCGCGggcacgtgcacgtgcatgaGGAAGGTGGGCGGGGGCAGCCTGGACCCCGAGAGCATCTTCGAGATGACCGAG GCCGGTAAGCGCGTGGGCCGGGCCCTCCACGGCCCCCTGAAGGCGCTGCTGAGCCAGGAGGAGGCCCTGGGCCAGAAGAGGCAGAAGGTGGGCTTCCTGGCCTGA